In Verrucomicrobiales bacterium, the genomic stretch AGGAACCGGTCAGCCAGCACGCCAACGACCCGGATCCCCCTGGCGAGTCGTGCTGGGAATTCCCACCCTGTGGTGGATCATTCTTTCTGGCGCTCTGCACAATTTTAACATGTATGCCGTCAACGCCTTCACGGTGGCTTTCCTCGCCCGCTACCACCGGGTGAGTTTGCCCGATGCCACCTGGATCACTGCTTGGATCTTGGGAGCGGTGGGCGTTATCGGGTTACTGGCGGGCGGCTGGGCTTCGGATCGGGCCAGCCGAACCAGCAAGGAAGGCCGCCTTCGACTCACCGCCATTGCGATGCTGGCAGCCGCACCCTGCGTGTATCTGTCGCTCCGGCAGCCGTCGGGCTCGGTGGCAGCCTTCGCTCTACTGATGGGAATGGGATCACTGCTGATGTTCGTCTACTACTCCTGTGTCTATCCTGCGATTCAAGAGGTGGTGGAGCCTGGGCTGAGGGGCACGGCGATGGCTGTCTACTTCTTTGCCATGTATGTGCTAGGCGCCAGCCTGGGTCCCGTGGCGACTGGAGCGTTGAGCGATCACTTCGCCAAACGCGCTATGCTCCAAGCCGGTGCAGACGTCGTCACCGAACCCTTCAAAGCGGCGGGCCTGCACACCGCGATGCATCTCATCCCCATCCTCTGCCTGCTGCTGGGCCTGGTGCTCTACGCCGCATCGCGCACCGTGAAAGCGGACATGGAAAAGCTAAACGCCTGGATGCGCGGGAATTCGTGATCACTCACCAACGTTTTCCCCGGCCGTGATGGAAAAGGGCCCAAGTTTTAAAACGCAAAGGACGCAAAGGACGCGATGAGGAACCCGAGGAAGGACAAATACAGAATGCTTCTTTCCCCTGCAGACATAGCGTCCTTCGCGATTCAACAGTCCTCGGAGTGGTTCCCGAAATCCGTCTTACAGCCTCTGTCAGTTCCCCGACCAAGAGGCTTTGTGAGCTTCGTGCCTTTGTGAGAAAAAATCGGGTTCCTTCGCCCTATCCCCGTGTCTCACGCATCCATCTTGCGATAACGCCGCGCCCAAGGTGCGAGGCGTCCATAAACCAGCCGAAGCAATGGGTTCACCCAATAGACTCGCGGCTGCGGCAACAGTTGCGGCTTTCCACCCATACGAAGGATGAACGCGTAGCGGCTGGCCAACTGATCCTCGGTTTGGATCTCCTGACTCAACACGGCGCGGGCGATTTGCGGCTCCATCCCGACAAAATCAACCAAGGTCGCCCCCACCGACCGAGCCCAAACCGCACCTTCGTGCGCCAGCATGGCATTGGGATGCTTGTCCCCGTGAAGATCATTCCACCCCTTCTTCCACTGGGTCATGCGCTGGCCAAACCGCATCGATAACAAGCCGGCCGTCACCTGCCCCTCGCACTCCGCAAAGGTCAGTCGCCCCAACCCACGCTCGGCGAACGGCCGCCACAATTGAGCGAGCGCTTCGGGCGTGGCGGGTGCGGGACGGGTGTTCTGACGTCGGCAAGTCGCGCACATCAATTCGAAAAACAGGGGCAATTCCGATTCACCCCCTTCGCGGATGACCACCCCCCGCTTACCCGCTTGGCGAATGTGCTTTCGCGTGCTGCGTGAAATCAGCTCTTCCCATCCCGGGTTGCCCACATCGATGCAGCAGGTTGCGGTGATCAGCTTCGCCACCGCGTTGAGCGCGAACCCCTGCTGAAGCAGCAAAGGGTCAAAGTGACCGGCAAAATCAGGTAGCTGCAGCACGATGCCGCGGATACCGCGCAGCTTCGCCAATCCTTGGGTCGCCTGGATGAGCAAGTTCATCAACCCCTCATCATCCCGATCCACCACGGGCCCTTTGCTGACGTAGGCCATCGCGCCGAAACGGGTGGAGCGGACGAGAAGCTGCACGCCTCCCCGAATCAGATCTCCCTGCCGAACCACAATGCGGAGCGGTCGCCAACCCTCATGCCTCTTCACACCCACCCAGATGGAGGATTGTTGGAAATGCCCGTGAGGTGTGGCTTGAAGAAACGCGTCCCAGTCGCGATCGCTTTCTTCGTCCGAGACCCGAAAGTCGAACGGTTTAGCCGAATCCCGGTGCGTCAGCGGACGAAGCCGGGTTGCAAGCGTTATCTGAGCGTCGTTGGTTGTCATCAGTTGAGCTGGCCGTGAAAGACCCCGGGGGGCTCACGACGCCACGGCGGCCCATTCAAAGGCCAGCTGAAAGGCATCCCCAGCGGGAGCCTTCCACGCAGGGAGTATCGGCCATCCCCGACGGAGATGAAGCCCGCCTCGTTGAACGACAAGTGGAGAGGGATGCAGGGCAAAAATGGATGATTGCGTCGACGGCCCATCTTGTTTCTAATCTTCGCGTCACTTTGCCCCGAGTTTGGGGCTAAAACAAACGATTTACCTATGGATTTAACACGCACGGCCTACGGCACCTGGAGCGGCGGACGGTTTATGCATTTCGGAGATGAACTGCCGGAAGATCGCTTCATCCACGTCATCCAGCACGCTTACAAAAGCGGCGTTCGCACCTTCATGACCGCCGATGTCTATGGGAACGGGGCGGCGGATGAGATGCTGGGACGTGCGCTGAAAGGGATTCCCCGGGACACTTATTGCCTGGTCGGCGCGATCGGCCATGACTTTTATACCGGAAAGCGCGACGGCTCCAAAGGCTTCCCGCGCTTCACCCATCCCCAACTCCGTCAGCCAGCGGCCTATTACGACTATGTGCGCATGGCGACCGAAAAGTCGTTGACCCGCTGCGGGGCCGACAGATTCGACTGCCTGCTCCTGCACAACCCGGACTCGACGGGTTACTCCAGCGATGCGGTCTGGAAGGCGATGAGCCGTTTGCAGGACGACCAGCTCACCGACCGACTCGGCATCGCTCCCGGGCCAGCCAATGGCTTCACCTTGGACATCATCCTTTGTCTGGAACGCTTCGGCCCTCTCCTGGATTGGGCCATGATCATCCTCAATCCGCTCGAGCCCTGGCCGGGCACGCTCTGCCTGCCCGCGGCAGTGAAGCACGACGTGAAGATCATCACCCGCGTGGTGGACTACGGTGGCCTGTTCCATGACGATGTCAAACCGGGGCACAAATTCGGCTACGGCGATCATCGCACCTTCCGGCCGGCGGGCTGGATCGAGGCGGGCAATGAGAAGCTCGAGAAAATGCGCTCAGTGGCGCAGAAGCATGGCCTGACCATGCTGCAGCTCGCCTCCATCTGGAATCTGTCGCAGAAGCCGGTGGAAAGCGTGATTCCCACCTTCATCCAGGAGACAGATCCGCAGAGCAAATCCATCGAGGCCAAAGTGTCCGAGCTGGCGAATCTACCGCAGATCACCCTCTCCGAAGCGGAGTCCCAATTGATCGCCGAGGTCGGTAACAACAAGGGTTGCATGGCGCTGAAAGGCGCCAATCGATCCCACTCAGGCGAACCCGAGGCGGATCATTGGGGAGTCTCACCGGATCTGGATGGCGTAGGGAAGCGCTGGGGCATCAACCCGGACACCGATCTGGTCTGCACCCACGTGACCCCCGCCAAGGCTACCTGATCGGGGTGCTCTACCGACACGACGGATCTGCGGCCAGTCGTCGGGCCGAGTGTCCGACACCTCCTGGATGAGCCACCCAAGATAAAAACCACACGCGCCGTGGAAACGAAGCCAGAGGAAGCCGACCCAGCCGGCTCACCGTCGCCTCTCTCCGATCCAGAGCGCTGGGTCGATGAGCATGGGGACTACCTGTTCAAGTTCGCACTGGCCCGGCTGCGCGACGCAACGAAGGCGGAGGACCTGGTCCAGGAGACATTTCTTGCCGCGCTGAAGGGCGGACAGCACTTCGCTGGTCGCAGCGCCGAAAAGAGTTGGTTGATCGGAATCCTGAAGCATAAGATTCAGGATCACTACCGCAAAGCCAGCCGCCTGACCTCTTTTACCGACCTGGAGTTTTATTCCGACGAGGAGGGGGACCGATTCATCCCTGAGGGTTTGTTCCAAGGAGGATGGATTCATGACGCTGGCCGGGAGCTGGGGCCCATGGAGTGGTCGTCAGATCCGGGCGCGAGCCTCGACAGCGCCGTGTTTTGGAAAACCTTTCACGACTGCTCAAGCAAAATGCCCAAGACTATCGCCGCCGTTTTTATGATGCGCGAGGTGGATGGCATCGAGAGTCGGGACATCTGCCAGACGCTCGACATTTCCGAGAGCAATCTCTGGGTGATGCTGCATCGTGCCCGCATGGCGCTGCGACGCTGCCTGGAGACCAACTGGTTTGGCAAGCCGGGCTGAAATGAAGCTCCACGAGCCATTGATGCCCCGATGGGCCGCCTGGGGCTGGAATATCACCCCCATCGGCACTGAGATGTCACGCTTGCCCTCGCTGGCCACCGAGCAGCCGACGCAACGCCCTGGAACCTGGCAGTGTAAGGTCCCGAGGATCTCCGACGACTTACCTGTTACCGCTCAACTTCGCGAGCCATCGGGGACGCACCCAGATGTCTACGGGCGGCAGAAGGCATAGTTATCATGGAACGACTCAAAACCTGGCTCAGCAACCTGCAGGATGGGCTGCGCTCGCTCTCTCCCCATTGCCAGGAGGCCGTCCGACTTCAATCAAAGTCGCTGGATCAAGCCCTTACCCTCGGGCAGCGACTCGGGCTACGCATCCATCTGATCCTGTGTAAATGGTGCCGGCGCTACGCCCAACAGATTCGATTCCTGCGCCAAGCAGCTCACGACCATCAAGACCGACTGACCGAGGCTTCGACGCACTCACTCACCGCCGAAGCGCGCGCCCGCATCAAGCGATCCCTGGCCGACGACAACCACTCCTGACCGCTTTCGTGATGAACCCCGGGCGACACCCCGGCAACTCATCTCCCCTCTCCCCCACGCCAGAACGAGGAAGTATTCCTCTGTAAGGTTCCCGTCCGGCTTACGACTCATGATTACCAGGCCAGCGTGTTGATGCTGAAAGCATCCGCGATCCCGGCCTGGCAGCATCCAGCGAATGAATCAACGAATGAACCGCATCAACCTCCACCCTCCCGTTCTAGTTACTCTTCTGGCCTCAGGCCTCATGACCGCTGTCACCTTCGCCGCCGCACCGGCAACCTCATCGGTCGAGCCACCCGCGAATGGCCGACTCTTTAACCTCTCCGACGCGAAGGACCGATACGTCAACCACGTCTCCAAAGAACAGTTCGAAGCCGAATTCAGGAAGTTGCGGGATGATCCCGGCGCGATTCAGCATTACAACCTCGGCCCGGACAAAGTAGCGATCAGCGGCTATGACCCGGTTGCCTATTTCACGCAAAGCAAGGCGCTTAAGGGCCGCAAGGAGCTCAGCGCAAGCCATCGGGGCGTCACGTATCACTTTGCTTCCGAGCAGAACCGGAGCACGTTCGCCAGTTCCCCCGAAAAATTCGTGCCGACCTACGGCGGTTGGTGCGCCACCGCGATGGCCAAAGGCGAGAAAGTCGAGATCGATCCCACCAACTTTAAGGTCACCAATGGTCGGTTGTTCTTATTCTTCCGGGCGTTCTACGCCAACGCCATCAAGGACTGGAACAAGGACGAACCCGGCCAAACCGTCAAGGCCGACGCGAACTGGAAGAAAATCGCTGGTGAATAGCGAACCCATCAACCTACCTATGAAGAACCGTCCATCCCAAACCATCGCGAGCTGGATTCTGCAGCTCATCGCCGCCGTGATCCTGGCACAGACTCTCTTCTTCAAATTCAGCGGGGCTGAAGAATCAAAATTCATCTTCACGACGCTCGGCGTCGAACCGTGGGGCCGAATCGCCTCCGCCTGGATCGAACTTCTCGCCGTCGTCCTCCTGCTCATCCCACGCACCGTCGCAACCGGTGCGCTTCTGGCGCTTGGCGTGATGACCGGAGCCATCGGTTCCCATCTCACCAAGCTCGGGATTGTGGTCAAGGACGACGGCGGGCTGCTCTTCGGACTCGCCCTGACGGTGTTTGTCTGCAGCGCCGCGTTGGTAATGATGCGCCGTCGGGAGTTTCCCCTGGTGGGCGGGTTCCTCTCAGCGCGTGATGAAGTCAGCGATGCGCCCCCGACCCGCCAGGCTTAGGGCGCACCACCGGTAGCCCTCCACCGCCCGCCGCCCTCCTAAGCGGGGGCCGGCGGTCTTCAGCCGCAGGGAATCACTCCCCTGACTCCACCGCCTCACACTTCGTGCTTGGCTGATCATCGCTTTGGCAGTATGCCTCGGTGGAAATCTACAGCCGCACATGATCACTGACACGCCATCGACCATAAGCCCGGGTTACTCGGTCGTGCCGAAGCGGTCCGCTGAGGGGGATGACCTTGGCGAGTTGCTCGAGGTCTCGATGGGCCCCCACCATCCTTCCACCCACGGCGTCTTCCGCATGGACGTGGTGCTCGATGGTGAAACCATCGTCAAGCTGAAGCCCGTTTTCGGGTATCTGCACCGGAATCACGAGAAGATCGCGGAGAACACGACGTATTTGGCTTCGATGCCCTACACGGATCGGCTGGACTATTTTTGCTCGCTCACCAACAACTGGGCTTACGCGTTGGCGGTCGAGAAATTGGCGGGACTGCAGGTCCCGGATCGGGCGGAATACATCCGGGTGATCACCGCCGAACTCACTCGCCTCATCAATCACACCTGTGTCACCGGGTTCTTGCTCATGGATATGGGCGCGTTGGGCACCCCGCTGATGTATGCCTTCCGGGAGCGGGAGAAGATTCTCGATCTGTTCGAAGCTCTCACCGGCGCCCGCATGATGTGCAACTACATGCGCTTCGGTGGGTGTCGGGTGGACCTGCCGGTGGGTTGGCTGGAGGCCGCGAAAAAGGTCGTCGACGAATACCCCCGTTTTCTCGACGAGTTTGAAAACCTGCTCACCACGAATGAGATCCTCATGGCCCGGACTCAAGGCGTAGGGGTGTTAAAGCCCGAACTCGCCGTGGATGCCAGCATCACGGGCCCGGTGTTGCGCGCCAGCGGGGTGAACTATGATCTGCGCAAAGTGGATCGCTATGGAATCTACAGCCGCTTCGATTTCAAGATTCCCCTGGGCGATCACGGCGATGTTTACGACCGGTACATGATCCGCACCCTGGAAATGCGGGAGTCGATCAATATTTTGGAGCGAGCTCTCCAGGAGATTCCCGATGGCCCCATCATCGATCCCAAGGCCAAGCTGCGCGGGTTCCGCCCCAAGCCCGGTGAGGCTTATGGCCGCATCGAGTCACCCAAGGGCGAACTCGGGTTCTATCTGATCAGCGACGGGAGTCCGAACCCCTATCGATATCGCGTTCGCCCGCCCAGTCTGATCAACCTCACCGCCCTCGAAGACATGTGTCTCGGCCAAAAGATCGCCGACGCCGTCGTGATCTTGGGCAGCATCGACATCGTCCTCGGGGAGGTTGATCGCTAGCAGCAAACGAGGGCCACCAAGCGCTCGTCACCCCTGGGCTCTCCACGACACAGCCCTTTCCCGTTCGACCACCTAGGGCCTATCAGGGCTCGAGTGGAAATCAGAACTATAAACCTCATCGGACCGCTTCGCGGTCAATTCTCGCCCTACCCGCTATCGTCACGACGGTAGGGAGAGACTCTGTCGAGCCCGTGAATGCCCAAGGTTTGAAAGGGTTGAAGGAGCCGCGGCAATGCACGCTGGTGGGTAATCCACATTGCGAGGCCCCCTCCATAGACCCCTCCGGCTCGCGATCCAAGCTTTCTGCTACCCCTCCGGCGAAAAGTGCTTTAGTCTTCCCCCTTATTGCTGCCCGACAGCAAAGCTATGTCGAACGAACCGAATCATCCGTCCCCCGAATCCGCTCCCGCGGCGCATCACCATTTTATCCATCAGATCATCGCTGAGCACCAGCAGACCGGACAGTACGGCGGCCGGGTCGGCACCCGCTTTCCTCCCGAGCCGAATGGTTATCTTCATATTGGCCATGCCAAGTCGATCTGCCTCAACTTCGGCCTGGCACGAGAATTTAAAGGCACCTGCAATCTCCGCATGGACGACACTAACCCCACCCGCGAGGATGTGGAGTATGTGGAGTCGATCCAGCAGGATGTGGCCTGGCTAATCGGAGGCTGGGCGGATCAGTTCCTCGCTCTGAAGAAAAGCGGAGACCAGAGCGGCACCGGGGTGCTGGCCAAGGACCAGGCAGGAGTCAAGCTGGAACCTTTCTACGCCTCCGACTACTTTGATCAGATCTACGCGTTCGCCGTCGAGTTGATCAAACGGGGCAAAGCCTACATTTGCGACCTGAGCCCGGAGGACACCGAGAAATATCGCGGCTCCCCCGATCGCCCCGGCCAAAACAGCCCCTTCCGCGAACGCTCCATCGAGGAGAATCTCAATCTATTCGAGCGCATGCGCGCCGGTGAGTTCCCCGACGGAACCCGAACTCTGCGCGCGATCATCGATATGTCCTCGCCGAACATCTGGCTGAGGGATCCCGTGCTCTACCGTATCCGCCATGCGGAACACCATCAGACCGGGAAGAAATGGTGCATCTACCCGATGTACGACTTCGCCCACTGCCTGAGCGACTACATCGAAGGCATCACTCACTCCATCTGCACCCTGGAATTCGAAGTCCACCGTCCCCTTTACGATTGGATTCTCGAACAGCTGCAACTCCCACGCACGCTCCCTAAACAGTACGAATTCGCCCGTTTGAACCTGGGCTACACCGTCATGAGCAAGCGCAAGCTCCTGCAATTGGTGCAGGATCGCGTGGTGACGGGTTGGGATGATCCTCGGATGCCGACGATTTCCGGGCTGCGCCGCCGGGGCTACACACCGGAGTCCCTGCGTCGCTTTTGCGAGATGATCGGGATCACCAAGTTCAACGGCATCACCGACCCCTCCGTCCTGGAGTTCGCCATCCGCGAAGACCTGAACAAGCGAGCCATTCGGGCGATGGCTGTGCTCCGGCCTCTGAAAGTGACCATCGAGAACTATCCCGAAGGTCAGGTGGAGTGGTTGGAGGCGGTGAACAACCCCGAGGATGCCTCGGCCGGAACCCGCAAGATCCCCTTCTCCAAGACCATCTACATCGAGCAGGAGGATTTCATGGAGCACCCCGCCAAGAAATTCTTCCGGCTCTACCCGGGCAATGAAGTCCGCCTGCGCTATGCTTACATTCTGATGTGCGTGGGGGTCGTGAAGGACGCCGCCGGGAAGGTGGTCGAACTGCGCTGCACCATCGATCCCACCTCAAAGGCCGGCGACGTCACCGCCGGCCGGAAGGTCAAAGCGACGATTCATTGGGCCTCCGCCGCCCATGCCTACCGAGCCGAGGTGCGGCTCTACGACCGTCTCTTCTCCGTGGAGCAACCCGACGGACAGCACGGCAAGGACTTCAAAGGTTTTCTGAATCCGGCGTCCCTTGAAGTATTGACCGACTGCCAGCTCGAACCCTCGCTCCGGGAGGCCAAGCCGGGAACCCCCATTCAGTTTGAACGGCTGGGATACTTCTGTGCCGACGTGAAAGATTCGCAACCGGGGGCTCCCGTGTTCAACCGAACCGTGCCCATGAAAGATAACTGGGCAAAAGAGCTGAAGAAGGGCTAGGATCCCTCAAAATCACCGTCCATCTGCGTGCCCTGCATGAATACCTCTGCGCCTGACCGAAATCGATTGTATCCGGAAGTGTTCAGGGCACGCTCGGCCCGAGCTGTCTGGCAGTCCCTCTTGCTCCCGCTCCTGCTGGCGGCGGGAGGATCGACCAGCACCGCGGCGGATCCCACCCCCAACCGTGTTCAGCCACCACCTGTTCCCGCCTCGACCGGAATAAGGTCCGAACTGGCGGATCAGGGGCCGGTGTTTTTCGGGACGATTCGCAATCGGCTCTGGGAGGAAAACACCACCATGAAAGGCATCGTGGTGAAGCTGGGAACCAACGACACCGACTATGTCTGTTATGACGAAGATCTCCTTCGGGTGTCCCTGCTCTGGACGGGTGCCTTCCTGAATTTCCCAAACCGAGGACGAGAGCAGATCCAGCATCCACAGCCAGCCGAGGTCGCTGGTGTGGTCCGCTTCGGCTCACGCCCGATCCCCGGATGGTCCAAAGGGGGAAGCTTCGAGGATCCTCGTCCCGAACGACGCGGTCCCCTGCCCCGCGATTGGGCCAAGTACCAAGGGGTTTCCCTGCACGGCAATCAGGTCGTGCTGCGCTACTCAGTCGGGGACGCGGCGGTGCTCGAACTCCCCGGCTTAGAATCCACCGCAGAGGCCTCGGGATTCACCCGCACCCTGGAACTGGGGCCCACGAAAGAGGCGCTGGCAATCCTGCTCGCCACCTCGGAGTCGGCAAGCCCTCTCAAGGCGGGGATCAGCTCGATTCGTGCGGCTAGCCCCGAAGCTCTCCGCTCCAACGCCCCGCCCGCCGCAGCGTCCGGCGATCTGGCGGCCATCCTGTATGCCTCCGGCGAGGAACTCAGCGCCTTCAAAATGGTGGCCGGTCCCGCAGGTGCCACGTTGAGGATCGATCCCGGCAATCGAATTGTTTTGGTTCTTCCTCCCTCGACCACCCCCACGCTGGTCAAAGTGCTTCAGTGGACGGGATCGCGCGCCAGCTGGAAAAACTTTGCCGACCTGGTTGCCAAATCACCGGCGCCTATCGAAGTTAAGCCGCTCACCCGCCCCGGCCCGGCCCGCTGGAACCGAACCCTCCAGCAGACGGGCTACGCGGGGACTAACCGAGGCCCCTTCCAAATCGACCTTATCACCGAACCCAGAGAGAACCCTTGGAACCTCAAGTATTTTTTCAGCGCGGTGGACTTCTTTAAGGATGGCAGTGCAGCGGTCTCGTCGTTCCATGGCGATGTCTGGCTGGTGAGAGGACTCGATCGCACCCTCCAGAAGATTCAATGGAAACGCTTCGCGACCGGACTCTTCCAACCGCTCGGACTGAAGATAGTGGACGAGACGGTGTACGTGACCTGTCGTGACGCCCTGGTCCGACTGCAAGATCTCAACCAGGATGGAGAAGCGGACTTCTACGAGAACTTTAACAATGATACCGTGGTCACTCCCAACTACCACGAGTTCGCTCTCGACCTGGATACGGATTCCGCCGGCAATTTTTATTTCGCCAAAGGCGCCCCCTGGCCGCCCGATGTCAAATCACCGCATCAGGGAACCATGATGAAGGTCAGCAAGGACGGGAACCGCTTGGAGGTCATCGGCACCGGGCTCCGCGCTCCGAACGGCGTCAGTGTGAGTCCCAAGGACGAGATTTTCTTTAGCGACAACGAGGGAAATTACATCCCCACCAGCAAGATCAGCCTGATCCGACCCGGGAATCTGTTTTATGGGATGCTCCCCACCGCCCACCGCCCGCCCCCTTCCGAATTCGAGCCTCCGATCTGCTGGCTGCCAAAAACCATCGACAATTCTAGCGGCGGCATGGTGTGGGTGACCGGGGGCAAGTGGGGTCCGTTGGAGGGAAGCATGCTCTTCCTGTCCTATGGACGGGCGTCGCTCTTTTCCGTGATGCAGGAAACCGTGAACGGGCGAGTCCAGGCCGGCGTGGCGCCGTTTCCGTTTCGCTTTCCAGCCGGTGTGATGCGCGCACGCTTCAATCCAGTCGATGGCCAACTGTATCTCGTAGGCCTGCGAGGTTGGCAGACCAGCGGGGCTCGCGATGGCGGCTTCTTTCGCATGCGCTACACCGGCGAGCCTCTGCATTGGCCGCTTCAGTTCCACGCTAAGAAGAACGGACTGGAATTGGAATTCAGTCTGCCGGTGACCCCAGAAAGCGCCAAAGACCCGGCCAACTGGGCGTTGGAGCGTTGGAACTATGTGTGGTCTCCCGATTATGGGTCACCCGAAGTCACCACCGCGGAATCCCGGCAGAAGGGACATGACAAGGTGGACGTGGCGGAAATCAGCCTCACAGGCGATGGAAAAAAGGTTTTTCTGAAGATCCCCGGAATGAAACCGGCCATGCAGATGCGCGTGCGATTCAAACTGGCGGACATCGATGGCAATGCCATCAGCCGAGATCTGTATTTGACACTGCACAACCTTGCTGACTAAGGAAAAGAAACGAGTATGATGCATCCCATGCGAACGGTATTTTTTGTGTGTCTTGGGCTGATGACCGGACTTGGGTTTATGGCGACCGCGGCGACTCGTGACGCTGCCGCAAAACCTTGGCTGATACCCCCGCACATCCTGGAGTTTACCGGACCCGTGATCAAACTGTTTGGCACCAACTTGTCGTTCGGAGCCAAGGTTTCGATCATCGAATCGAAGGCGGCCAAAGGAACTAAGCCTTCCGGCGGTGTGCTGCTCTGCCGCGACGGAAACACCATCTTCGAGCCGGATGCCGCTCCCATCAAGGCGGCTCGCGGTAGTAAAAAGGATCAGGAAGGCGACTTCGGCCTGCTGGTGGTGACCCTGGCTGACCGGGGCCTGACCTATGTCGTGAGTGAAGGTGTCTCCGGATACACGGAGATTCCTATGTCCCGCGAGGCCACCGGCCGATGCGCGCTGGATTCCAAGGAACTAGGACGTGAACGAGTCCAAGGATATGACTGTGTGAAGAGCATGGTCGCCATCGTGCCCGAAGTCGGTGAAGGACAAGTCTTCCTGGTGTGGACTGCACCCAAACTGCGGAACTTTCCGGTCAAGATCGAGCGTCTCAAAGGCGGAGCCAATTTTTCCATCTCCTTCTCCGACATTAGGTTCGAACGCCCGCAAGACAGTCTGTTCGCATCACCTCAAGGCTACAAACGCTACGAAAGCCTCAATGCCATGACGGAGGAAATGACCCGCCGGGTCTGGAATGTAATGCGCCGACCGGATCCTTCCCTGGCTTTCCCGCCGGACACCACCCGCCCGGCACTAAATTCGGGTTCCCGCCAGTCCGGATACTGATACCCTCCGGACTCGGGGCTGTCCGAAATGTGTGGCAACAAACTGCCATCGTTTATGGATTGAACTTTTTTCCCGAGCTGGCATGCTGCGCGGCTCCTGTCGTGAGGACAGGACTAATTCGAACGTCGGTTTTTTATGCAGCACATCCGCAACATCGCCATTATCGCACACGTCGACCACGGTAAAACCACACTGGTTGACTGCCTTCTTAAGCAATCCGGCACCTACCGGGCCAACCAGGCAGAAACGCATGTGGAACGCCTGATGGACTCGATGGATCTCGAGCGCGAGAAGGGCATCACGATCCGAGCCAAGAACGCGGCCTTCAAGTACAAGAATTATCACATCAACATCGTCGACACTCCGGGACACGCCGACTTCGGCGGCGAGGTGGAGCGGATCATGAACA encodes the following:
- a CDS encoding glutamine--tRNA ligase/YqeY domain fusion protein, which gives rise to MSNEPNHPSPESAPAAHHHFIHQIIAEHQQTGQYGGRVGTRFPPEPNGYLHIGHAKSICLNFGLAREFKGTCNLRMDDTNPTREDVEYVESIQQDVAWLIGGWADQFLALKKSGDQSGTGVLAKDQAGVKLEPFYASDYFDQIYAFAVELIKRGKAYICDLSPEDTEKYRGSPDRPGQNSPFRERSIEENLNLFERMRAGEFPDGTRTLRAIIDMSSPNIWLRDPVLYRIRHAEHHQTGKKWCIYPMYDFAHCLSDYIEGITHSICTLEFEVHRPLYDWILEQLQLPRTLPKQYEFARLNLGYTVMSKRKLLQLVQDRVVTGWDDPRMPTISGLRRRGYTPESLRRFCEMIGITKFNGITDPSVLEFAIREDLNKRAIRAMAVLRPLKVTIENYPEGQVEWLEAVNNPEDASAGTRKIPFSKTIYIEQEDFMEHPAKKFFRLYPGNEVRLRYAYILMCVGVVKDAAGKVVELRCTIDPTSKAGDVTAGRKVKATIHWASAAHAYRAEVRLYDRLFSVEQPDGQHGKDFKGFLNPASLEVLTDCQLEPSLREAKPGTPIQFERLGYFCADVKDSQPGAPVFNRTVPMKDNWAKELKKG